In Marisediminicola antarctica, one DNA window encodes the following:
- a CDS encoding ABC transporter ATP-binding protein, giving the protein MQRGRGGRMMGGGDASAQRKENEGAPSVPDLLRRVGDLFAPHKSTLILTVVLVVVGAGLTVLPPLLTKVAFDQGLFPPGQGPDVPLLAEVVGLMVAIFIVSAGLGVWQTWLTATVGNKVMGALRIRLFEHLQRMELAFFTKTKTGAIQSRLQNDVGGVAGVLTNTVSSVLGNTVTVIAAFISMLLLSWQLTIVAVILMPILVIAQRRVGQVRARIATKTQESLSDMTAITQETLSVSGILLAKSFNQQRAETGRYSAENDTQVGLQVRLQMSGQWFFATVQIFLAIIPAIVYLVSAFLILGDVPITAGTIVAFTTVQARLMWPLLGLMRVALDLQTSQALFARIFDYLDLKPAITDREGARPVNDSGLGRVVFDDVVFAYPDSPADTPATLKGMSFAIEPGQYAAFVGPSGAGKTTVSYLIPRFHAVSSGRILFAGDDVRELEQESLVAHIGIVSQETYLFHATIGENLRYAKPDASGGEIEAAARAANIHETIASFPAGYDTVVGERGYRLSGGEKQRIAIARVLLKDPAVLILDEATSALDSISERVVQSALDAAARGRTTIAIAHRLSTIVGADVIFVVDAGRIVERGTHDDLMALGGVYSGLYREQVRAGS; this is encoded by the coding sequence ATGCAGCGCGGCCGAGGCGGCCGCATGATGGGTGGCGGCGACGCGTCGGCCCAGCGCAAGGAGAACGAGGGAGCCCCGAGCGTTCCCGACCTGCTCCGCCGCGTCGGAGACCTGTTCGCACCGCACAAAAGCACCCTCATCCTCACGGTCGTCCTTGTGGTGGTCGGCGCCGGCCTCACCGTGCTTCCGCCGCTGCTGACGAAGGTCGCCTTCGATCAGGGGCTCTTCCCGCCGGGGCAGGGGCCGGATGTGCCGCTGCTGGCCGAGGTCGTGGGCCTCATGGTCGCAATCTTCATCGTCAGCGCCGGACTCGGGGTCTGGCAGACCTGGCTCACCGCGACGGTGGGCAACAAGGTCATGGGAGCACTGCGCATCCGCCTGTTCGAGCACCTCCAGCGGATGGAGCTCGCGTTCTTCACCAAAACCAAGACCGGGGCGATCCAGTCGAGACTGCAGAACGATGTCGGTGGCGTCGCCGGGGTTCTCACCAACACCGTGTCGAGCGTCCTGGGCAACACCGTCACTGTCATCGCGGCCTTCATCTCCATGCTCCTGCTGTCGTGGCAGCTCACGATCGTGGCCGTGATTCTGATGCCGATCCTCGTGATCGCTCAGCGCCGTGTCGGCCAGGTGCGCGCCCGCATCGCGACCAAGACGCAGGAGTCGCTCAGCGACATGACCGCGATCACCCAGGAGACGCTGTCGGTCTCCGGCATCCTGCTCGCCAAGAGCTTCAACCAGCAGAGGGCGGAGACCGGACGGTACAGCGCCGAGAACGACACCCAGGTAGGCCTCCAGGTGCGGCTGCAGATGAGCGGCCAGTGGTTCTTCGCGACCGTGCAGATCTTCCTTGCCATCATCCCGGCAATCGTCTACCTCGTCTCGGCCTTCCTGATCCTCGGCGATGTGCCCATCACCGCGGGAACGATCGTCGCCTTTACGACGGTGCAGGCTCGGCTCATGTGGCCCCTTCTGGGGCTCATGCGTGTGGCCCTCGACCTGCAGACCTCGCAGGCGCTCTTCGCGCGCATCTTCGATTACCTCGACCTGAAGCCCGCCATCACCGATCGGGAGGGCGCGCGGCCGGTCAACGACTCCGGGCTCGGACGGGTCGTATTCGACGACGTCGTGTTCGCCTACCCGGACTCGCCGGCTGATACCCCGGCGACACTGAAGGGGATGTCGTTCGCGATCGAGCCGGGCCAGTACGCCGCGTTCGTCGGGCCGTCGGGGGCGGGCAAGACGACGGTGTCGTACCTGATTCCGCGCTTCCACGCCGTGAGTTCCGGCCGCATCCTGTTCGCTGGCGACGACGTGCGCGAACTCGAGCAGGAATCGCTCGTCGCGCACATCGGCATCGTGAGCCAGGAGACCTACCTTTTCCACGCGACCATCGGCGAGAACCTGCGGTATGCGAAGCCGGACGCGAGCGGGGGCGAGATCGAGGCGGCCGCCCGGGCCGCGAACATCCACGAGACCATCGCCTCGTTCCCCGCGGGCTACGACACCGTCGTGGGCGAGCGCGGGTACCGCCTGTCCGGCGGCGAGAAGCAGCGCATCGCTATCGCCCGAGTGCTGCTCAAGGACCCGGCTGTGCTCATCCTCGATGAGGCGACGAGCGCGCTGGACTCGATCTCGGAGCGGGTCGTGCAGTCGGCGCTCGACGCCGCCGCGCGGGGACGGACGACGATCGCGATCGCTCACCGACTGTCGACGATTGTGGGCGCCGACGTGATC